The DNA window TGGGCCGGCGATTGGCTGCGTGGTCGATGGCTGCCCGCCGGGGCTGGAACTCAGCGCCGAGGAATTCGCGCACGACCTGCAGCGCCGTGCCACCGGCAAGAGCCGCCATACCTCTGCCCGGCGCGAGGCAGACGAGGTCGAGATCCTTTCCGGCGTCTATGAAGGCCGCACCACCGGCACGCCGATCGGCCTGCTGATCCGCAACACCGACCAGCGCAGCAAGGACTACGCGAACATCGCCGCGCAGTTCCGCCCGGGCCATGCCGACTACAGCTACTGGCAGAAGTACGGCATCCGCGACCCGCGCGGCGGCGGGCGCAGCTCCGCGCGCGAGACCACCATGCGCGTGGCCGCCGGGGTGATCGCCAAGAAGTGGCTGGCCCAGCGCTACGGTGTGACCGTGCGCGGCTTCCTGTCGCAGTTGGGCGAGATCAGGCCGGCCGGTTTCGACTGGAGCGCAGTGGAGGACAACCCGTTCTTCTGGCCGCATGCGCCACAGGTCGAGGACCTGGAAACCTACATGGACGCACTGCGCAAGTCCGGCGATTCGGTCGGCGCGCGCGTGGACGTGGTGGCCGACGGCGTGCCGCCGGGCTGGGGCGAGCCGATCTACGGCAAGCTCGACGGCGAGCTGGCCGCGGCCCTGATGAGCATCAACGCGGTCAAGGGCGTGGAGATCGGCGACGGCTTCGCCAGTGCGGCGCAGAAGGGCACCGAGCATCGTGACCTGATGACGCCGCATGGCTTCGCGTCCAACCATGCCGGCGGCATCCTCGGCGGCATTTCCACCGGCCAGCAGGTCGTCGCCTCGATCGTGCTCAAGCCCACCTCCAGCCTGCGCCTGCCGGGCGCCACGGTGGACGTGGACGGCAACGTGGTGGACGTCATCACCACCGGCCGCCATGACCCCTGCGTGGGCATCCGCGCCACGCCCATCGCCGAAGCGATGATGGCGCTGGTGCTGATGGACCAGGCGCTGCGCCATCGCGCGCAATGCGGCGACGTCGGTGAGGTGTCACCACGCGTCCCCGGACGGATCGATGGCTGAATCGCGGCCCCGCGTCTGGGTGAGCCAGCCGCTGTTCGACGACATCGTCGACCAGCTGCGGGCGCATTGCGACGTGGAGACCACCCAGGCCGTCACCCGCTACACCTCGACGGACCTGGCCGAAAAGCTGGCCTCGCTGGAGGGGGCGCTGGTCACGCTCAACGAGCGCATCGGCGCGGCGGAGATCGCCCGCGCACCGCGACTGCGCGCGGTCGCCAATGTCGGCGTCGGCTACAACAACCTGGACACCGCGGCGTTGGGCGCGGCCGGCATCGCGGCGACCAATACGCCCGACGTGCTGACCGAGACCACGGCCGACCTCGGCTTCGCCCTGCTGATGGCCACGGCCCGCCGCATCACCGAGGCCGAAGCCTTTCTGCGCGCCGGGCAGTGGAACACTTGGTCGTTCACCAACCTGCTGGGTGCCGATTTGCACGGCAGCACGCTGGGCATCCTGGGGCTGGGTCGCATCGGCCAGGCCATCGCGCGCCGCGCCCGCGGCTTTGGCATGCGTGTGCTGTACCACAACCGCTCGCCGCTGGACGCCAAGGTCGAAGCCGAACTCGGCGCGTCCTACGTGTCCTTCGACGACCTGCTGAGCGGTAGCGATCACCTGGTGCTGGTCGTGCCCTACACGCCGGCCGCGCATCACCTCATCGATGCCGGCGCGCTGGCGAAGATGAAGCCGACCGCCACGCTGGTGAACATCGCCCGCGGCGGCCTGGTCGA is part of the Pseudoxanthomonas sp. JBR18 genome and encodes:
- a CDS encoding D-glycerate dehydrogenase, whose product is MAESRPRVWVSQPLFDDIVDQLRAHCDVETTQAVTRYTSTDLAEKLASLEGALVTLNERIGAAEIARAPRLRAVANVGVGYNNLDTAALGAAGIAATNTPDVLTETTADLGFALLMATARRITEAEAFLRAGQWNTWSFTNLLGADLHGSTLGILGLGRIGQAIARRARGFGMRVLYHNRSPLDAKVEAELGASYVSFDDLLSGSDHLVLVVPYTPAAHHLIDAGALAKMKPTATLVNIARGGLVDEVALADALANGRLAGAGLDVFEGEPTVRPELLALKNVVLTPHIGSASLATRRAMVQLAVDNLLAALGFGPDAGRPPCLVNADALDAANAGGATAGDTKTTTIKR
- the aroC gene encoding chorismate synthase — its product is MSSNSFGKLLTVTTFGESHGPAIGCVVDGCPPGLELSAEEFAHDLQRRATGKSRHTSARREADEVEILSGVYEGRTTGTPIGLLIRNTDQRSKDYANIAAQFRPGHADYSYWQKYGIRDPRGGGRSSARETTMRVAAGVIAKKWLAQRYGVTVRGFLSQLGEIRPAGFDWSAVEDNPFFWPHAPQVEDLETYMDALRKSGDSVGARVDVVADGVPPGWGEPIYGKLDGELAAALMSINAVKGVEIGDGFASAAQKGTEHRDLMTPHGFASNHAGGILGGISTGQQVVASIVLKPTSSLRLPGATVDVDGNVVDVITTGRHDPCVGIRATPIAEAMMALVLMDQALRHRAQCGDVGEVSPRVPGRIDG